A section of the Mycolicibacterium anyangense genome encodes:
- a CDS encoding ABC transporter substrate-binding protein, giving the protein MSKLRNAITIVSITAVAAFGVAACGGDKGGGGGAKGGEINVTLTSFPDYVDPQLSYTLEGWEVLWNTYTPLLTYKHQKGDPGTDVVPGLAKAMPEISADGKTYKLTLRPNMKYSDGTPIKASDFTYAIKRLFKANSGGSVFYEGIVGAKDFADGKSDTISGIKTDDTSGDITIELEKPNGTFNNLLGLMFAAPIPQNTPLDKEVTNNPPPSSGPFVITKVDAPNTLTLERNPQFKTVKDAGATEVTDAQVDKIIVTQNKNNSAQVTGVQQNKIDYMTDPPDADRLPEIKAKYSSRFRLEDSINTYYFWMNNQKAPFNDVKVRQAINYAIDPEALNRVFGGRLHATQQILPPGMPGYDEYKLYPGPDMNKAKALLAEANPVDKDITVWTDDEPDRKRIGEYYHDLLTQLGFNATLKVISGDNYFQTIGNESTPDLDTGFSDWFQDFPHPDDFFRPLLNGANILPTNSNNFSRVNIPELDAKQNDLLTKQLTDDVRKQYAELDKAYMEQAVWAPYGNEQYTTFLSERMDFDKSYRHLLFNQDYTSFALK; this is encoded by the coding sequence ATGAGCAAGCTGCGGAACGCCATCACCATTGTCAGCATCACCGCGGTGGCGGCCTTCGGTGTCGCTGCCTGTGGCGGTGACAAAGGTGGCGGTGGCGGCGCCAAGGGTGGCGAGATCAACGTGACGCTGACGTCGTTCCCCGACTACGTCGACCCGCAGCTGTCCTACACCCTGGAAGGGTGGGAGGTGCTGTGGAACACCTACACCCCGCTGTTGACCTACAAGCATCAGAAGGGTGATCCCGGCACCGATGTGGTGCCCGGCCTGGCCAAGGCGATGCCCGAGATCTCCGCCGACGGCAAGACCTACAAGCTGACGCTGCGGCCCAACATGAAGTACTCCGACGGCACCCCGATCAAGGCCTCGGACTTCACCTATGCCATCAAGCGGCTGTTCAAGGCCAACTCCGGCGGCTCGGTGTTCTACGAAGGCATCGTTGGCGCAAAGGATTTCGCCGACGGCAAGTCCGACACCATCTCCGGTATCAAGACCGACGACACTTCCGGTGACATCACGATCGAGCTGGAGAAGCCCAACGGCACGTTCAACAACCTGCTCGGCCTGATGTTCGCCGCGCCGATCCCGCAGAACACCCCGCTGGACAAGGAAGTCACCAACAACCCGCCGCCGTCGAGCGGGCCGTTCGTCATCACCAAGGTCGACGCCCCGAATACCCTGACGCTGGAGCGCAATCCACAGTTCAAGACCGTCAAGGACGCCGGTGCTACCGAGGTCACCGACGCGCAGGTCGACAAGATCATCGTCACGCAGAACAAGAACAACTCCGCGCAGGTCACCGGCGTGCAGCAGAACAAGATCGACTACATGACCGACCCGCCGGACGCCGACCGGCTGCCGGAGATCAAAGCCAAGTACTCCAGCCGGTTCCGCCTCGAAGATTCGATCAACACCTACTACTTCTGGATGAACAATCAGAAGGCGCCGTTCAACGACGTCAAGGTGCGCCAGGCCATCAACTATGCGATCGATCCCGAGGCGCTCAACCGGGTGTTCGGTGGCCGCCTGCACGCCACCCAGCAGATCCTGCCGCCCGGCATGCCCGGCTACGACGAGTACAAGCTGTACCCGGGCCCGGATATGAACAAGGCCAAAGCCCTTCTTGCCGAGGCGAATCCGGTTGACAAGGACATCACGGTGTGGACCGACGACGAGCCGGACCGCAAGCGGATCGGCGAGTATTACCACGACCTGCTCACCCAGCTCGGGTTCAACGCCACCTTGAAGGTCATCTCCGGTGACAACTACTTCCAGACCATCGGCAACGAGTCGACACCGGATCTGGACACCGGGTTCTCGGACTGGTTCCAGGACTTCCCGCACCCGGACGACTTCTTCCGTCCGCTGCTCAACGGCGCGAACATCCTGCCGACCAACAGCAACAACTTCTCCCGGGTCAACATCCCCGAACTCGACGCCAAGCAGAACGACCTGCTGACCAAGCAGCTCACCGACGATGTTCGCAAGCAATACGCCGAGTTGGACAAGGCCTACATGGAGCAGGCGGTGTGGGCGCCGTACGGCAACGAGCAGTACACGACGTTCTTGTCGGAGCGGATGGACTTCGACAAGTCCTATCGACATCTGCTGTTCAATCAGGACTACACCTCGTTCGCGTTGAAGTAG
- a CDS encoding MMPL/RND family transporter gives MTAPTIDPELRADEARRSGVAKWIRRLAVPIILGWIALIAVINVTVPQLDDVAKMRAISMSPKEAPSIQAMTRVGKVFEESDSDSSVMIVLEGNQPLGDDAHAFYDEMVSKLRADTTHVQHIQDFWGDPLTRVGAQSGDGKAVYVQVNLAGNMGEPLSNQSVEAVQKIVDSLTPPPGVKVFVTGGPALQADQQHVGEKSLRVIEFATIGVIIFMLLFFYRSILTVVLVLMMLILGLSVTRGVVAFLGYHELIGLSPFATQLLVTLAIAASTDYAIFLIGRYQEARTAGEDKESAYYTMFHGTAHVVLASGMTIAGATFCLVFTRLPYFQTLGVPMAVGMVTAVLVALTLGPAMITVASRFGMLEPKRAMRIRFWRRLAAGVVRWPGWVLFLTVLIALVGLIMLPGYQPSYNDRKYLPADLPANQGFAAAERHFPVARLNPEILMVETNQDLRNSADFLVIERIAKAVARVPGIGRVQSITRPDGKPLKYSTIPAQFGMGSTMQKMNRSYLQDRMADMIVQGNLMQDSINTTTQMITLMERMSGTMHNMVTQTDQMASDIYELRDHISDFDDFFRPIRNYLYWEPHCYDIPMCQSMRSVFDSLDGIDKMTDDIQSLLPDMHKLDALMPQMAAMMVPTVESMKRMRIMMLTMQATQAGQQDQQAALDQNSTAMGQAFNDSHNDDTFYLPPEIFDNAEFKRGMKNFISPNGHAVRFIISHEEDPLSADGIKRIDDIKNAVFEAMKGTPLEGSKVYLGGTASAFKDLELGNAYDLMIAGVAALTLIFIIMLLITRAIVAAAVIVGTVVLSLGASFGMSILLWQHILGMDLQFMVMAMAVIILLAVGADYNLLLVARMKEEIGAGINTGIIRAMGGSGSVVTAAGLVFAFTMMAMSVSSMVVVAQIGTTIGMGLLFDTLVVRAFMTPAIAALLGRWFWWPKLVRQRPAPMGELVR, from the coding sequence ATGACTGCTCCCACGATCGACCCCGAGCTGCGCGCTGACGAGGCGCGTCGCAGCGGCGTGGCCAAGTGGATCCGGCGGCTGGCCGTGCCGATCATCCTCGGCTGGATCGCCCTGATCGCGGTCATCAACGTCACCGTGCCGCAGCTCGACGATGTCGCCAAGATGCGCGCCATCTCGATGTCGCCGAAGGAAGCGCCGTCGATCCAGGCGATGACGCGAGTGGGAAAGGTCTTCGAGGAGTCGGACTCGGATAGCTCGGTGATGATCGTCCTGGAGGGCAACCAGCCACTGGGCGACGACGCCCACGCGTTCTACGACGAGATGGTTTCCAAGCTGCGGGCCGACACCACCCACGTCCAGCACATCCAGGATTTCTGGGGCGATCCGCTGACCAGGGTCGGCGCCCAGAGCGGCGACGGTAAGGCCGTCTACGTCCAGGTGAACCTCGCCGGCAACATGGGCGAGCCGCTGAGCAACCAGTCGGTCGAAGCGGTGCAGAAGATCGTCGACAGCCTCACGCCGCCCCCGGGCGTCAAGGTCTTCGTCACCGGTGGGCCGGCGCTGCAGGCGGATCAGCAGCACGTCGGCGAGAAGAGCCTGAGGGTCATCGAATTCGCGACCATCGGCGTCATCATCTTCATGCTGCTGTTCTTCTACCGGTCCATCCTGACCGTGGTGCTGGTCCTGATGATGCTGATCCTCGGGTTGTCGGTGACCCGTGGTGTGGTGGCCTTCCTCGGCTATCACGAGCTGATCGGCTTGTCGCCGTTCGCGACTCAACTTCTGGTGACGTTGGCGATAGCTGCGTCCACCGACTATGCGATCTTCCTCATCGGGCGCTACCAAGAGGCCCGCACCGCCGGTGAGGACAAGGAATCGGCGTACTACACGATGTTCCACGGCACCGCGCACGTGGTGCTGGCCTCCGGAATGACGATCGCCGGGGCCACCTTCTGCCTGGTGTTCACCCGGCTGCCGTATTTCCAGACGCTCGGCGTTCCGATGGCCGTCGGAATGGTCACCGCCGTTCTCGTGGCATTGACCCTGGGCCCGGCGATGATCACGGTGGCCAGCCGGTTCGGCATGCTCGAGCCCAAGCGGGCCATGCGAATCAGGTTCTGGCGCAGGCTCGCGGCCGGAGTCGTGCGGTGGCCGGGATGGGTGCTGTTCCTGACCGTCCTGATCGCGCTGGTCGGTCTGATCATGCTGCCCGGGTATCAACCGAGCTACAACGACCGCAAGTATCTGCCGGCCGACCTGCCCGCCAACCAGGGCTTCGCCGCCGCCGAACGGCACTTCCCGGTCGCCCGGCTCAACCCGGAAATCCTGATGGTGGAGACCAATCAGGACTTGCGGAATTCGGCGGACTTCCTGGTGATCGAGCGGATCGCCAAGGCGGTGGCTCGAGTCCCCGGTATCGGACGGGTGCAATCGATCACCCGGCCCGACGGAAAGCCGTTGAAGTACAGCACGATTCCCGCCCAGTTCGGCATGGGCAGCACCATGCAGAAGATGAACCGGTCTTACCTGCAGGACCGGATGGCCGACATGATCGTGCAGGGAAACCTGATGCAGGACTCCATCAACACCACCACCCAGATGATCACGTTGATGGAGCGGATGAGCGGCACCATGCACAACATGGTCACCCAGACCGACCAGATGGCCAGTGACATCTACGAATTGCGGGATCACATCTCGGATTTCGACGACTTCTTCCGGCCGATCCGCAACTACCTGTACTGGGAACCGCACTGCTACGACATTCCGATGTGCCAGTCGATGCGCTCGGTGTTCGACAGCCTCGACGGCATCGACAAGATGACCGATGACATCCAGTCGCTGCTGCCGGACATGCACAAGCTCGACGCGCTGATGCCGCAGATGGCGGCGATGATGGTGCCCACCGTCGAGAGCATGAAGCGGATGCGCATCATGATGCTGACCATGCAGGCCACCCAGGCCGGGCAGCAGGATCAGCAGGCGGCACTGGACCAGAACTCCACCGCAATGGGCCAGGCATTCAACGACTCCCACAACGACGACACGTTCTATCTGCCGCCGGAGATCTTCGACAACGCCGAATTCAAACGCGGCATGAAGAACTTCATCTCGCCCAACGGCCATGCCGTCCGGTTCATCATCTCCCATGAAGAGGATCCGCTGTCGGCCGACGGCATCAAGCGGATCGACGACATCAAGAACGCGGTGTTCGAGGCAATGAAGGGCACACCGCTGGAAGGGTCGAAGGTCTACCTGGGCGGCACCGCCTCGGCGTTCAAGGACCTCGAACTGGGCAACGCCTACGACTTGATGATCGCCGGGGTGGCGGCACTGACGTTGATCTTCATCATCATGCTGCTCATCACCCGGGCGATCGTGGCGGCGGCCGTCATCGTGGGCACCGTCGTGCTCTCGCTGGGCGCGTCGTTCGGGATGTCGATCCTGTTGTGGCAGCACATCTTAGGGATGGACCTGCAGTTCATGGTGATGGCCATGGCCGTGATCATCCTGCTGGCCGTCGGCGCGGACTACAACCTGCTGCTCGTGGCGCGCATGAAGGAAGAGATCGGCGCGGGCATCAACACCGGCATCATCCGCGCCATGGGCGGCAGCGGATCGGTGGTGACCGCGGCCGGACTGGTCTTCGCGTTCACCATGATGGCGATGTCGGTCAGCTCCATGGTGGTGGTGGCGCAGATCGGCACGACGATCGGCATGGGTTTGCTGTTCGACACCCTGGTGGTGCGGGCCTTCATGACCCCGGCGATCGCCGCCCTGCTCGGCCGCTGGTTCTGGTGGCCGAAATTGGTGCGCCAGCGCCCGGCCCCGATGGGCGAGCTGGTCCGGTAA
- a CDS encoding Fic family protein, which translates to MPAVDKWPSHRTERRPWAQTHRGGTREDRTLRSVTVWLPPYIATSNATVDAEIAVEVEAAMGEISRLDSTHGPDLAALSTLLLRTESVASSKIERVEASVDDYARALHGGRSNSSAVSMVAATAALNDMVSSVDRDAPIQLSTILRAHEALMQGDPTEGRHAGQLRTVQNWIGGSDYSPRDALYVPPPPDTVDAYMDDLIAFMSRTDIPVLIQAAIAHAQFESIHPFTDGNGRIGRALINTIFRRREATTRLVVPLASALVADRDRYFGALTAYRAGDLRPLITTFATSSKTAAAESRTTAERLDSIPGEWRDMVGPVRRSSATDKLLLLLPSTPIFSSDDVAALIDAPRSSVFAAINRLHDADVIRPLTDRKRDQVWGASLILDELDDLGRRIERASS; encoded by the coding sequence ATGCCGGCCGTCGACAAGTGGCCCAGCCACCGCACAGAGCGTCGCCCGTGGGCGCAGACCCACCGTGGTGGCACGCGCGAGGACAGAACGCTTCGTTCAGTCACGGTGTGGCTGCCGCCCTACATCGCCACCAGCAACGCCACCGTCGACGCCGAGATCGCTGTCGAAGTAGAAGCCGCCATGGGTGAGATCTCCCGACTCGACAGCACCCATGGACCCGACCTGGCGGCGCTGAGCACTCTGCTCCTTCGAACAGAGTCAGTGGCGTCCTCGAAGATCGAGCGAGTAGAAGCAAGCGTGGATGACTACGCACGCGCATTGCACGGCGGCAGAAGCAATTCCAGTGCGGTGTCAATGGTGGCGGCAACCGCCGCCCTCAACGACATGGTTTCGAGTGTCGATCGAGATGCCCCTATCCAGCTGTCGACGATTCTGCGTGCTCACGAGGCCCTGATGCAGGGAGATCCGACCGAGGGGCGGCATGCCGGTCAACTGAGGACTGTCCAGAATTGGATTGGCGGGAGCGACTATTCGCCGCGTGACGCACTCTACGTGCCACCGCCACCAGACACCGTCGACGCCTATATGGACGACCTGATCGCATTCATGAGCCGCACTGACATCCCCGTTCTGATTCAGGCCGCCATCGCGCATGCGCAATTCGAATCGATCCACCCCTTCACCGACGGCAACGGCCGCATCGGTCGAGCGCTCATCAACACCATCTTCCGGCGCCGGGAAGCAACAACGCGCCTCGTCGTCCCATTGGCGTCGGCGCTCGTTGCCGACCGCGACCGCTACTTTGGTGCGCTCACCGCATACCGCGCCGGCGATCTCCGACCGTTGATCACCACATTTGCAACCTCCTCGAAGACCGCCGCCGCCGAATCACGCACTACTGCAGAGCGATTGGATTCGATACCAGGTGAGTGGCGGGACATGGTCGGGCCCGTGAGGCGCAGTAGCGCCACCGACAAGCTACTCCTACTACTGCCGTCGACCCCGATCTTTTCCTCCGACGACGTCGCAGCACTGATCGATGCACCTCGAAGCAGCGTCTTCGCCGCCATAAACCGGCTGCACGACGCTGACGTGATCCGACCATTGACGGACCGCAAGCGTGACCAGGTGTGGGGAGCAAGCCTCATCCTCGATGAGCTTGACGACTTGGGGCGCAGGATCGAGCGAGCCAGCAGCTGA
- a CDS encoding glycoside hydrolase family 16 protein, translated as MDRRSLMVMAGFGAIAAALPMPAAGASPARPDAPAPNAAGPAYLFHDEFDGPAGSAPDPSKWNIAKARETIKNPVFWDRPENMGQYRDDRQHVFLDGNSNLVIRATRNDGKYVSGKVTGTWWGGIGTTWEARIKFNCLTAGAWPAWWLMNDHPEVGGEIDLVEWYGNGSWPSGTTVHARLDGTSFATTPVGVDSNWHTWRVTWNDSGMYFWQDYVDGKEPYFTVPANSLDDWPFNFPDYRVFPVLNLAVSGSGGGDPRPGTYPADMLVDYVRVW; from the coding sequence ATTGATCGCCGCAGTCTGATGGTCATGGCCGGTTTCGGTGCGATTGCCGCCGCGCTGCCCATGCCGGCGGCCGGTGCCAGTCCCGCCCGACCTGACGCACCCGCCCCGAATGCCGCCGGTCCGGCGTACCTGTTCCACGACGAGTTCGACGGCCCGGCAGGATCGGCGCCCGACCCGTCGAAGTGGAACATCGCCAAGGCGCGCGAGACCATCAAGAACCCGGTGTTCTGGGATCGGCCGGAGAACATGGGCCAGTACCGCGACGATCGTCAGCACGTCTTCCTCGACGGCAACTCCAACCTCGTGATCCGCGCAACCCGCAACGACGGCAAGTACGTCAGCGGAAAGGTCACCGGAACGTGGTGGGGCGGGATCGGCACCACCTGGGAGGCGCGGATCAAGTTCAACTGCCTGACCGCGGGCGCCTGGCCGGCGTGGTGGCTGATGAACGACCACCCCGAGGTGGGCGGCGAGATCGACCTGGTCGAGTGGTACGGCAACGGTTCGTGGCCGTCGGGCACGACGGTGCATGCCCGCCTGGACGGCACGTCGTTCGCGACCACCCCGGTGGGCGTCGATTCCAACTGGCACACCTGGCGGGTCACCTGGAACGACTCCGGGATGTACTTCTGGCAGGACTATGTCGACGGCAAGGAGCCGTACTTCACCGTCCCCGCCAACTCGCTGGACGACTGGCCGTTCAATTTCCCGGACTACCGGGTGTTCCCGGTGCTCAACCTTGCGGTCAGCGGGTCCGGCGGCGGCGATCCTCGCCCAGGCACCTACCCGGCGGACATGCTCGTCGACTACGTGCGGGTCTGGTAG
- a CDS encoding ABC transporter permease, translated as MVTEVQGRSPWHLAWGRLRRNKVALAFGVLFLLLVLFSLAAPLWADHVAHTGPNQNHITDKILVDGQETYVVSPDGTPLGPGLRGRYLLGADQNGRDVMVRLMYGGRTSIYIGVMAAVITTVFAVVIGMLSGYYRGWIDSLLSRALDVVWAFPVLLLGIALGTTLALGGFKIGSLIVAGDSLWIPILIIGLVYVPYMARPVRGEILALREKEFVEAAVAQGKGPVQIMVSELLPNIVSTIIVFFTLNIANNMLLESALSFLGAGVRPPNASWGTMIADGYQNIYTAPHLTIVPGLMIVLTVLSLNVFGDGLRDALDPRAKIRLEH; from the coding sequence ATGGTCACAGAAGTCCAGGGGCGTAGTCCCTGGCATCTGGCCTGGGGGCGGCTGCGGCGCAACAAGGTCGCGCTGGCGTTCGGAGTGCTGTTCCTGCTACTGGTGCTGTTCTCGCTGGCCGCCCCGCTGTGGGCCGACCACGTGGCACACACCGGCCCCAACCAGAACCACATCACCGACAAGATCCTGGTCGACGGCCAGGAGACCTACGTCGTCTCGCCTGACGGCACACCGCTGGGTCCGGGGCTGCGCGGCCGCTACCTGCTCGGGGCCGACCAGAACGGCCGTGACGTCATGGTGCGGTTGATGTACGGCGGACGCACCTCGATCTACATCGGGGTGATGGCCGCGGTGATCACCACCGTGTTCGCGGTGGTGATCGGCATGCTCTCGGGGTACTACCGGGGGTGGATCGACTCACTGCTCTCGCGGGCCCTCGACGTGGTGTGGGCGTTTCCGGTACTGCTGCTGGGCATAGCGCTGGGCACCACCCTGGCACTCGGCGGCTTCAAGATCGGCAGCCTGATCGTCGCGGGCGACTCACTGTGGATCCCGATCCTGATCATCGGTCTGGTGTACGTGCCCTACATGGCCCGGCCGGTACGCGGCGAGATCCTGGCACTACGCGAGAAGGAGTTCGTGGAAGCCGCTGTGGCCCAAGGCAAAGGACCGGTACAGATCATGGTCTCCGAACTGCTGCCGAACATCGTCTCGACCATCATCGTCTTCTTCACCCTCAACATCGCCAACAACATGCTGCTGGAGTCGGCGCTGTCATTCCTAGGCGCCGGGGTCCGGCCGCCCAACGCATCCTGGGGCACGATGATCGCCGACGGCTACCAGAACATCTACACCGCACCCCACCTGACCATCGTTCCCGGTCTGATGATCGTGCTGACGGTCCTGTCGCTCAACGTGTTCGGTGACGGCCTGCGGGACGCGCTCGATCCGCGGGCCAAGATCCGGCTGGAGCACTAG
- a CDS encoding acyl-CoA dehydrogenase — translation MKSTILSRRDLDFLLFEWLAADELTTRPHFAEHSRETFSDVLDLCEDLATRYFAPHNKKSDQNEPTFDGTTVTVIPEVKEAIDAFAAADLIGMSMDEQFGGAQLPATIAQAGFAWFMAANVSTAGYLMLTIANANLLVKFGSPEQVDRFVRPMLAGRFTGTMALSEPQAGSSLADIVTRAEPRDDGTYRVYGSKMWISAAEHEMSENIVHLVLAKIPGGPPGTKGISLFIVPKYQVAQDGSVGPRNDVAISGLNHKMGQRGITNTVLNFNGAVGYLVGEPHRGIVYMFHMMNEARLGVGMGAVALGYTGYLKSLQYALERPQGRPITSKDPGTPQVPIVEHADIRRMLLAQKSYAEGSLALALYCARLVDWQHSAESDPERDEATLLLDILTPIAKSWPSQWCVEANSLAIQVLGGYGYTREYDVEQHYRDNRLNPIHEGTHGIQSLDLLGRKVTARDGASLTALGEAIGQSVEAARRAGGEAADLAEDLETSWQQLVEVTMAMFASGDIEAAMANSAVYLEAFGHIVIAWMWLEQFVATGGNSGAFYDGKRQAARYFFHYELPRTGPQIQLLRSLDRTTLDMRPEWF, via the coding sequence ATGAAGTCGACGATTCTGTCCCGGCGTGACCTGGACTTTCTGCTGTTCGAGTGGCTCGCCGCCGACGAACTGACCACCCGCCCGCACTTCGCCGAGCACTCCCGGGAGACCTTCTCCGACGTGCTGGACCTGTGCGAAGACCTCGCCACCCGCTACTTCGCGCCGCACAACAAGAAGAGCGACCAGAACGAGCCGACGTTCGATGGCACGACGGTCACCGTCATCCCCGAGGTCAAGGAGGCGATCGATGCGTTCGCAGCTGCCGACCTCATCGGCATGAGCATGGACGAGCAGTTCGGCGGCGCCCAACTCCCGGCGACCATCGCCCAGGCCGGGTTCGCCTGGTTCATGGCGGCCAACGTCAGCACGGCGGGCTATCTGATGCTGACCATCGCCAATGCCAACCTGCTGGTGAAGTTCGGCAGCCCCGAGCAGGTGGACCGCTTCGTCCGCCCGATGCTCGCCGGCCGCTTCACCGGGACGATGGCGCTCTCGGAGCCGCAGGCCGGGTCCTCGCTGGCCGATATCGTCACCCGCGCCGAGCCTCGGGACGACGGCACCTACCGGGTGTACGGCTCGAAGATGTGGATCTCGGCCGCCGAACATGAGATGTCGGAGAACATCGTTCATCTGGTGCTGGCCAAGATTCCGGGCGGACCGCCCGGCACCAAGGGCATCTCGCTGTTCATTGTGCCGAAGTATCAAGTGGCACAAGATGGTTCAGTCGGTCCACGCAATGACGTCGCGATCTCGGGCCTCAACCACAAGATGGGGCAGCGCGGGATCACCAACACCGTGCTCAACTTCAACGGCGCCGTCGGCTACCTGGTGGGCGAACCGCACCGCGGCATCGTCTACATGTTCCACATGATGAACGAGGCGCGCCTGGGTGTCGGCATGGGCGCGGTGGCGTTGGGGTACACCGGTTACCTGAAGTCGCTGCAGTACGCGCTGGAGCGGCCACAGGGCCGTCCGATCACCAGCAAGGACCCCGGCACCCCGCAGGTACCGATCGTCGAGCACGCCGACATCCGGCGAATGTTGTTGGCGCAGAAGTCTTATGCCGAAGGGTCGCTGGCGCTGGCACTGTATTGCGCCCGGCTGGTCGACTGGCAGCACAGCGCCGAGTCCGACCCGGAACGCGACGAGGCCACCCTGCTGCTCGACATCCTGACCCCGATCGCCAAGAGCTGGCCGTCGCAGTGGTGTGTGGAGGCCAACAGCCTGGCGATCCAGGTGCTCGGCGGCTACGGCTACACCCGGGAGTACGACGTCGAACAGCACTACCGGGACAACCGGCTCAACCCCATCCATGAAGGCACCCACGGCATCCAGAGCCTGGATTTGTTGGGCCGCAAGGTCACTGCGCGTGATGGTGCCAGCCTGACGGCACTCGGCGAAGCCATCGGCCAGTCGGTCGAGGCGGCCAGGCGCGCCGGCGGGGAGGCCGCCGACCTCGCTGAAGATCTGGAGACTTCCTGGCAGCAGCTGGTCGAGGTGACGATGGCGATGTTCGCCTCTGGCGACATCGAGGCGGCGATGGCCAACAGTGCGGTGTACCTGGAAGCGTTCGGGCACATCGTGATCGCGTGGATGTGGCTCGAACAGTTCGTGGCCACTGGGGGCAACTCCGGTGCGTTCTACGACGGCAAGCGCCAGGCCGCCCGCTACTTCTTCCACTACGAGCTACCGCGCACCGGCCCGCAGATCCAGCTACTGCGTTCACTTGACCGCACAACATTGGACATGCGCCCGGAGTGGTTCTGA
- the cax gene encoding calcium/proton exchanger: MTTSHATTAPPMWTRRDLITIAVTLVAGAAAAALHFGNGNAVAGFLLSAAALAALASLVGRSVEALGDRLGAKATGLLQTALGNLPELFVILFALKAGLFDVVKATLVGSILANALLVLGAAIVVGGLKHGRQRFAADDSRTLGLMFTLAVFILAVPSLTAALHTPAASHERTVSIVVSIIMLALFALSLPATMLRSEKHNPIAANAESAAAASKAAVHGEWPLALAIGMLAATGAGAAFVSDWFVEALQPAMDAAGINQVFAGLVIVAIAGNAVENVVGIQLAAKNQMDFAIQVILQSPVQIALTVAPIVVLAAGFLGQPTFDLVLSPLLLASMMMSALVAVLVTFDGESHWFEGAVLIALYIAIATSFWWG, from the coding sequence GTGACGACTAGCCACGCCACCACCGCGCCACCGATGTGGACCCGCCGCGACCTGATCACCATCGCCGTCACGCTGGTCGCCGGTGCCGCCGCCGCGGCACTGCATTTCGGCAACGGAAACGCGGTGGCCGGCTTCCTGCTGTCGGCGGCGGCCCTGGCCGCCTTGGCATCGCTGGTCGGCCGTTCGGTCGAAGCCCTCGGTGACCGCCTCGGTGCGAAGGCCACCGGCTTGCTGCAGACCGCGCTGGGCAACCTGCCCGAGTTGTTCGTCATCCTGTTCGCCCTCAAAGCGGGCCTGTTCGACGTGGTCAAGGCCACCCTGGTCGGCTCGATCCTGGCCAACGCCCTGCTGGTGCTGGGTGCGGCCATCGTCGTCGGCGGGCTCAAGCACGGCCGTCAGCGCTTCGCCGCCGACGACTCCCGCACGCTGGGCCTGATGTTCACCCTCGCGGTGTTCATCCTGGCCGTGCCGTCCCTGACCGCCGCGTTGCACACCCCGGCGGCCTCCCACGAGCGCACCGTGTCCATCGTCGTCTCGATCATCATGCTCGCGCTGTTCGCCCTGTCGCTGCCGGCGACCATGCTGCGATCCGAGAAGCACAACCCCATCGCCGCGAACGCGGAATCGGCCGCCGCCGCGAGCAAGGCAGCGGTGCATGGTGAATGGCCCCTAGCGCTGGCCATCGGGATGCTCGCCGCCACCGGTGCCGGGGCCGCGTTCGTCTCGGACTGGTTCGTCGAGGCGCTGCAGCCCGCGATGGACGCCGCCGGCATCAACCAGGTCTTCGCCGGTCTGGTGATCGTGGCCATCGCGGGTAACGCCGTGGAGAACGTCGTCGGCATCCAACTGGCCGCCAAGAACCAGATGGACTTCGCCATCCAGGTGATCCTGCAATCCCCGGTGCAGATCGCACTCACCGTGGCACCGATCGTGGTCCTGGCGGCGGGGTTCCTCGGTCAGCCCACCTTCGACCTGGTGCTCTCCCCGCTGCTACTGGCCTCGATGATGATGTCGGCGCTGGTTGCCGTGCTGGTGACCTTCGACGGCGAATCGCACTGGTTCGAGGGTGCGGTGCTGATCGCGCTGTACATCGCGATCGCCACCTCGTTCTGGTGGGGCTAG
- a CDS encoding EXPERA domain-containing protein: MTTTPPRLVRRPLDYLLIPAFILGIINAAALSLPEAIGIPVATDSPWPVLRALHTWAVEQEPQHLVMPPTLQASLLYDAFVQLPFLIVLTIGLWKLKQWPWLGILALVYSVSALMNMYFYFMQTFLGPDAPPHLGVYLPMNLPWMIVPILVAYRFWPYGADLSTTTD, encoded by the coding sequence ATGACAACGACGCCACCGCGGCTGGTTCGGCGGCCACTCGACTACCTGCTGATCCCGGCCTTCATCCTGGGCATTATCAACGCGGCGGCGCTCAGCCTTCCGGAGGCGATCGGGATTCCCGTCGCCACCGACAGCCCCTGGCCCGTGCTGCGCGCACTGCACACCTGGGCCGTCGAACAGGAACCCCAGCATCTGGTCATGCCGCCGACGTTGCAGGCCTCGCTGTTGTACGACGCCTTCGTCCAGTTGCCGTTCCTGATCGTGCTGACCATCGGGTTGTGGAAGCTCAAGCAATGGCCATGGCTGGGCATCCTGGCCCTGGTCTATTCGGTCAGCGCCTTGATGAACATGTACTTCTACTTCATGCAGACGTTCCTCGGGCCGGATGCTCCCCCGCACCTGGGCGTCTACCTGCCGATGAACCTGCCCTGGATGATCGTGCCGATCCTGGTGGCCTACCGGTTCTGGCCCTACGGCGCCGACCTGTCGACGACCACCGATTGA